The genomic interval ATGCCACTGTGCTGCTACACTcgcaaaaaatgtttattaagataaaagtatatatttaaagcttTTAGAATCAATGCAATCCTGCTTACCTAAAAGCAATGTTTTTAAGGACTTTTAAGTATATGTTTTAAAAGGCactctatttatatttttagaaaagtAGAAGAAGTGTGCATTTTCtctgtttatttatatttttatagttccATAACCTTGTacttcaaaaaatatttttttttaatttagatTCCAACTTATATGTTAATTCGCCAAGTGCGCATGTGTGCTTTTCTATGGTCGGTTATGTAAGGCATCCACTGTGCCGACTTCTGCCCCATTTTAGCTGAAAACCCGCTTTGGCttcgttttccatttcatttgcacCAACTCCAaatggaggagcagctggagacGGGCAACGAGATCTCGATCTGGAACGAGTCTCGGTCTGGTCAGCTTCTCTCCACTCGCGATTGCAAAACTCACACGCGTTCAATGAAAGCGAGGCGGCAAAACTAGACTCAATCAGTTGGCCGGAGCATTTTCATTCACACAAgtcaacacacacactggaCACAAGACTGAAACGTAGAATCTTGATCAAATTTGAATAAGTACGTTTTACATTTTGTCGTAGCTTTTTGCAATGATTTGCCTGTCACGTCTGGTCATCATTAACTTGCCCAGTGTCTGGCCATCAAAGAGATCCAAGGATTCTGAGAAGGATAGCATTGGTATGGTTGGAATACCTTTGGAACTTTGTACTAAATGTAGTATCTTAGCTACTGCAAAGCCAGCTGCACTGAGAGACTTTCAGAGACCTTTGCAGATTCACACAAAGAGAGGCTACATCAAGTGGTTCAACAAACTGAGTCGCTGCCAGAGAACTCGTCACCTTGCGGGAAGAATGCATCCCAGGTTGTAGCAACGCATTAAACCAGAAGCTATTAACGTTGTTCTTTACTTGAATTtcattacatttatttttgggtttgCTGATTATGCAGGCGGAactaaaatttgaaattcgaTTTTGCTCTGATTTCCCATTCCGATCGCTTCCATGGATGATTGGCAATTAAGATTGCATGGGGTGCATGGATTAACTCACGTAGCTGACCCATATTCGGAGTGGCTCTGCTTCAGCTGGGAGCCGGTTGTGGATAAGTTGGTCAGTGGTGCGAttgccagtggccagtggagCACCGTGACATGGCAAATGGCCACCAGTTGGCCAGGTACAGATTGGAGCCCCTTTTTTGCGCCTCTCGTTATTCGCTCGACTTTTATCTGGCCAGAGGCAAATTAGTCAAATGGTAACAATTATGTAATGGTCTAGTTATacttggccacttggccagTTGGAGTATCCCGGCGAGAAGTGGGCGTTGCATGTTTGCCTTTCACTTTTTttctggatctggatctggatcgGCCAGCTGTGCCAGGATATATATCAAACGGCACGATTATACAATATAGCTACGTAATTAGTCGCCTCGTATGGCGGCAAACAATCGCAAACAATTGCAAACAGTTGGCAAACAATGTTTGAATGTTCTCCAAACTGCGGCCCGCAATTGAGACATTATTCAATTTGTGACAATCGCGAGAAAACCGAAGAATGAAACTGTAACAAGAGCGAAAAACAATTAAGTGCATTTTGGCAGCGATTTCCCAAAGCGATGTTCTAATTTTGCAACCGAAAATGCCTCGCTGGGCCCAAAGTTGTGAACATTTAATGAGCACCAAAAacgtaaatttaatttatatcgTTTTCTAAGCTTTTTGTCAGACGACAAATttcgtaattttttttttttttttgttcgctttATGTCGGTTACTGGTTggtttttctattttgtttgtttggtggCCATTGCTATTGGGTGATTCGTGTAAACTGTGCCGACTCGGCATGGAGCTTTGAATTTGGACCCTGGTTGCATGTCAAAGGCGCATGAAACGCCGCCAGCCTGCCACAAGAATCAAATGACACTCGGCCTGGTCCATTTCGGTCGCTCCATGGAGGCAAAAAATTATCCATGCAGCGCAGTATGCAGTGTGCTCTATGCAGCTTGCAGTTTGCTGTATGATATGGTCAAAATACCCAGCAGTGTGTAGCCTTAATTGGCACCTCGACACTTGGCCAGgaccgaaccgaaccgaatcgaattgaatcgcatcgaatcgcatcgcatcgaatGGCTGCTGTGTAGGTGCACTTGATAGCCGGCTCTGGTGTGAGATTTATGTATGTTCTCCTTGCGTATCCATTGCCCAACTGGCGGAGCGGCACGACGGCTTCTGGGCAGTTGGAAGCTGGGAAGTTGCAAGTTGGCACTTTGGTAGCTGCGGCGCCGCTTTTTGATAAAGTATCCCAGCCAATGGTCACGCAATAAATTTTTGACATGACTTACGCACGCTTGAAATGGTCGATGGGGGGGCAATTGAAATGAGTGGTGCCCATTATGCAGTTCTAAGTGATCAGAAACATTCAAAAACacttatacaaattttatggGTGCCAGCAAAggccacactgcgtatgagtaatattttgttattaattgaTTTCGTTTCGCTGCTTATTGTGGGTGATTTAAAGCtagattttaaatgaatttaactgattttagtttacttttactataaaaataattcttatatgtacataatgaTAGTTTGAGTTCGTTTAATTTATGATAAATACTACGTGCGTAAGTCTCCTCCCCTTCGATGTTGCACCTTCAAAGCCAGCTCTGCCCCAAAAATGTCAGCGATTAGCCGAGAATTTAATTTGACTGCACCCGCGCCACCAACATCCGTCAATTTTCATCTGCGAGTTCGCTCTTGAAGAACCGCCCACCCTGAATTGGAAACACATTTCCACATATGCAGATCGCGAAAATCCAATCTGCAATAACTTAATTCGCATGCTCGACGGCGAGCGTCGCTGAAGCATTAAAAAATCGATTGATTGCAGTAAAGATCGTAATTATCCAGCAGTGGTAAACCTACTCTTGTTAATTAAAAGCGCACAATCGCTTGAGGCGAGTTCAGCAATTATAATTGCGTCTGTTCATATTGGACGATAAAAGCCAGTGGTAATTGACATTTAAGGCAATTCATTAACGCAGCTAACACATGAGAGTCAAAGAGCCAAACCTCAATACTAAATACCAGCAGGTGGACTGctgccaaaataaaagaagaaaaatggaaaaacatcAGATACAAGCATAACATGGCTAATCATGCACTAGATTTTGGGATATGTGTTTTATTTCACAGGCTTGACTAAAAAATGTTgcctcgttttttttttccaaaatttgCTCCGCGCATTTGCATACAAGTTGCCAAGACGACGGCGCCACAATCTCCTCGGTTCCCAGCCTCCAGCCTCCAGCAAGTTCGAAGATTTCGGAGAGCCGAGTTGTTAGCGGCAATTATTGTAACCTGCAGACGGGCTGCATAAATCAGCTTAATTGCtatatttaaattctaaatttGGAGCTCTGGCCAAGTGCGCTGTCTAGTTGTGCAAGTGACACGGTCAGCGTCCATTTGGACCTGTAAATCTAACTTATGTACGGCAATATTTTTTGGGCAGGAATGGCAATTTATGCTGATTAATAAGTGTGTGATGGTGGTCCACTGAAATTTATCAATTATTTGAAGTATgcatattcatttaaattacgAGTTGTTTTAATTGGTATTCGGTGTcgaaaatgaaagaaaaagtattcaatcaaatttaatgaatttataacactttttaaaaaagctgTAACGGTCGATTTtctaaattcaaaatttgagAGAACTCGATATACTTGTAATGGTTTGTGTCCACACTAAGGACActgtaaaattcaaaatggtTATGGATGCCTAGTATTTCGAATACTGAAATGCTACAAAGTGCTCATTTTTTAGTATGAGAGCAAGAGAGCAGAAATATACTGCAAAGTGTTATGACATTTCAGCTCCACGGTCACACTGCACCGCTCCGCCATTTTACGCTGACAATTTTTTCGCAAGATTAAAGAAATTAGTTCGTGCACGAGTATAATGTAAATAGTTACAGAATTCGCCCCACTGACAACAACGCGTTAAAgcaattaatcaattaattgTGCAGCGGGCGCGATTCCCCGGCTAAATCGCCGAGCAGCACGCCGGTTTCTGCTCCGGcttcccccaaaaaaaaaaaactttacgAGGcgcgagtgtgagtgcgacAGAGAACGAACGAGTGTCGAGTGCCTTGGTGTGCGTGCGAAAGTTGGGAAAAGCGGCGAAAAATCAGTAATTACGTCTAGGAAGAGCACCTTTGCCGGCTCAACATGGCCGACGTGGTCTTGGATCTGTACGCGGAGGACCTCGACAAGGACTTTGCCGGGCAGGCTCAGGTAAGCCATGGGAAAAAGCAGTCGCTTTGCAAGCCGCGTGTGTATGTATACAGTAGGGTGGATCGATGTGCGAAAGAATTGTGTTAGGGGGTGGAACGGCGTCTTAGGAGAGCTCAGACGCATGGTACCCTGTAATGTAGGATTCTTGGAAGGAGCGTACGAAACGATTTAGATATAAAcataaacttaataaatataaatatataatcaaaACCATGGTTCCTTACCAATGCCAATACTTTTTATAACAATTCTAAAGTTAAAACAGttaaaataaactatttttaaatgttaaactTGGTGGTTTGTTTATACCACTTTTAAACAAGTAtcttttttaacattttaaagtttGTTAGCCACCCTACTGCTATGAGGTCTCACCAACAAAAACGACCACGGTTTTCACACGCTAGTTTGACCCATTTGTTAATTTCTTACTTTGCTCAATCCGGACAGGACGAATTTGGAGGTGATGGAGTAGACCTTTACGATGACATAGGCGGTCCCACCGAAGCGGCCGCCTCAGGTGGCGGGGGCGGTGGAACGCCCTCCGCAGATGGAGCCGCTGGACCAGGCTCCGGGGATATCGGCGAACGGAATTCCGGTGGTCCCAATGGGGTGTACCATCAGAGCAGTGGTAGCCTCACTCCGACCATGAACCGCCGCTATCAGCTGTATGTGGGCAATCTCACCTGGTGGACCACTGACCAGGATATCGCCAATTCGCTGCGAGACATTGGCGTGAGTGATTTACAGGAAGTGAAGTTTTTCGAGAACAGGGCCAACGGTCAGTCGAAGGGCTTCAGTGTAATCTCCCTCGGCTCGGAGTCCAGCCTGCGCGCCGTGCTCGACCAGCTGCCCAAGAAGGAGATGCATGGGCAAGCACCGGTGGTCACGTA from Drosophila yakuba strain Tai18E2 chromosome 3L, Prin_Dyak_Tai18E2_2.1, whole genome shotgun sequence carries:
- the LOC26534524 gene encoding uncharacterized protein LOC26534524, with the translated sequence MICLSRLVIINLPSVWPSKRSKDSEKDSIATAKPAALRDFQRPLQIHTKRGYIKWFNKLSRCQRTRHLAGRMHPRL